One Megalopta genalis isolate 19385.01 chromosome 5, iyMegGena1_principal, whole genome shotgun sequence DNA window includes the following coding sequences:
- the Mcr gene encoding macroglobulin complement-related, protein MWIFVLLIFACVNGQFLQENDRFDDRDPDSIIIKEASYFIVASRMVRPGQIYKVDVNVLHSPLPMMVRSSIQRNRVEIAADYQEVKEGIPETLMMRMPPTSIGGEYNLRIEGTYNSLTGGQAFLNETKLTFSQRSMTIFIQLDKPLYMQGQTIRFRTIPINTELKAFDNPIDVYMLDPNRRIMRRWLSRQSNLGTVSLSYQLSDQPVYGEWIIQVIAQNQVEEKTFQVEEYYQTRFEVNVTMPAFFFDNDPYMYGTVQANYTSGAPVRGNLTLKASFRSLDRIHMESSSEITERYFLFDEYYPSWLKVSSYYDEKVSVLRFFNGTFHFRYPMTELLTFVPSSSGVEVTVTATVGERFLEEIITGYSTARIFNSTTKVRFLGGTPQVFKPSMPFPLNVVASFHDNSALRKSQLMNSVMEIRADIEMRTGGRRTMETQYLKPSPENEGIWSTRIDLRKQLGLEQNVEQAQQILNDISSMKVSAYFTDGEGFRTQAELLLLAHESPNQQHIKISTSTEKPKVGEYMVFHVQTNFYIDTFNYIIMAKGTILLTGQDIMQHNVKTFAVPLSTEMAPVATIVVYHIGQYATVVADSLTFPVNGISRNNFTIFINDKKARTGENVEVAIYGEPGAYVALSGVDRSFFTMQAGNELSYATVITKMAHFDEETNGTHGHVWLYHDGDPDEVVYYPSSTFGIDVNRTFEYIGLVVFTDAFMYRRPDNCNETQGYAECLNGRCYRLDKACDGVLDCDDGTDESACEYRNITDIAHFRKWRYNRMQRLYENVWLWKDINIGPHGRFIFNIDVPKRPVHWMITAFGMSPSMGFGMLPKAIDYIGVLPFYINVEMPSHSKQGEQIGIRVSVFNYLRHNIEAVIVLADSRDYKFVHVEDNGIVQSYKPRTSFGEHQFFVWIPAQDASIVYLPIVPVRLGDIKIDVHATTVIGRDSVTRILHVEADGVPQYRHQSMLLDLSNRANVFQYMHVNITETPIIPYDENRYYVFGSNKAVISVVGDVVGPIFPTMPVNATSLMNLPMDCAEQNMFSFAANLYTTLYMRLINQRNRTQEKESFYYMNIGYQRQLSFMNPDGSFSLFRSDWNQSSPSVWLTAYCARVLQEARFYEWENYLYIDPEVVAQAVSWLLRHQTYEGSFYEITWLADRKMNSSLNIDGDIILHRNITLTAHVLITLQSVKDLPEGLGTQVAVSAANAVKWLERNLKLLEERGKPYEIAIVAYALLLAKASTAGQAYSILSRHARREGGLTYWGREHVPLPPYKLENQKPFTLPRLPYAYDSENIETTAYALLVHVARQENMIEPIVMWLNSQRLTDGGWASTQDTAWAMKALMDYTVRTRIRDVSSLTVTVEATALSGQTKTLYVNDHNLAKLQTIEIPEAWGTVKVEAKGAGYAILQMSVQYNVDIAKFQTQPPIKSFDLVTRANFHGRNQSHISYLSCQRWINTNESSRSGMAVLDVAIPTGYIIQQQTLDRYILSRQVRNLQRARFQEKKILFYFDYLDQEETCVNFTIERWFPVANMSRFLPIRVYDYYAPERFNETIFDALPTYTLNICEVCGSSQCPYCPIYNTAALLVTPTGFLLVISFVVALTRYFRTQEFSVG, encoded by the exons ATGTGGATCTTCGTTTTGTTGATTTTCGCCTGCGTGAACGGTCAGTTCTTGCAGGAGAATGATCGTTTCGACGATAGAGACCCGGACAGTATTATAATAAAAGAGGC TTCATATTTTATAGTTGCCTCACGAATGGTCAGACCGGGACAGATCTACAAGGTGGATGTAAATGTGTTACACAGTCCGCTGCCGATGATGGTACGCTCGTCCATTCAAAGAAACAGAGTTGAGATCGCAGCAGATTATCAAGAAGTGAAGGAAGGCATTCCAGAGACATTAATGATGAGAATGCCGCCGACTTCTATCGGAGGAGAATATAACTTAAGAATCGAAGGAACGTATAATAGCTTAACAGGTGGCCAAGCGTTTCTGAATGAAACTAAGCTCACATTTTCTCAGAGATCGATGACAATATTCATTCAGTTGGATAAGCCTTTGTACATGCAGGGACAAACAATACGGTTCAGAACTATACCCATAAATACTGAGCTGAAAGCGTTTGATAATCCAATCGATGTATACATGTTGGATCCGAATAGAAGAATAATGAGACGATGGCTGAGCAGGCAAAGCAATTTGGGTACGGTGTCCCTGTCGTATCAGCTATCCGATCAGCCTGTTTACGGAGAATGGATTATACAGGTGATCGCGCAGAACCAAGTGGAGGAAAAAACCTTCCAGGtcgaagaatattatcaaaCACGTTTCGAAGTTAATGTTACAATGCCAGCATTCTTCTTCGACAATGATCCTTACATGTATGGCACAGTCCAAGCTAATTACACCAGTGGTGCGCCGGTAAGAGGAAATCTGACTTTAAAAGCAAGCTTCAGATCATTAGATAGGATACACATGGAATCTAGTTCTGAAATTACTGAAAGATACTTCCTTTTTGACGAGTACTATCCATCGTGGTTAAAAGTATCATCTTATTACGACGAGAAAGTGTCTGTTCTGAGATTTTTTAATGGAACGTTTCACTTTCGGTATCCCATGACCGAACTCTTAACGTTTGTGCCTTCCTCGAGCGGCGTGGAAGTTACGGTCACTGCAACCGTTGGAGAAAGATTTTTGGAGGAGATAATCACGGGATATTCCACAGCACGTATTTTCAATTCTACTACAAAAGTCCGATTTTTAGGAGGCACGCCGCAGGTTTTCAAGCCGTCGATGCCGTTTCCATTGAACGTGGTTGCATCCTTCCACGACAATTCAGCGCTAAGAAAATCGCAGTTAATGAATTCGGTGATGGAAATTCGCGCGGACATTGAAATGAGAACAGGTGGTCGTAGAACCATGGAAACTCAGTATTTAAAACCATCGCCGGAGAACGAAGGAATCTGGTCTACGAGAATTGATCTGAGAAAGCAGCTTGGACTCGAGCAAAATGTGGAACAAGCTCAACAGATATTGAACGACATTTCTTCTATGAAGGTTTCTGCTTATTTCACGGACGGCGAAGGATTTAGAACTCAAGCCGAGTTACTATTGTTGGCGCACGAATCTCCAAATCAGCAGCACATTAAAATCTCCACGTCCACCGAGAAACCTAAGGTTGGAGAGTATATGGTGTTCCACGTTCAGACAAACTTCTATATCGACACCTTCAACTACATAATCATGGCGAAAGGTACCATTCTTTTAACTGGTCAAGACATAATGCAACACAACGTAAAAACGTTCGCTGTCCCGCTCAGCACGGAAATGGCTCCCGTCGCAACTATAGTGGTGTATCACATCGGGCAGTATGCTACCGTGGTGGCAGATTCGTTAACGTTCCCCGTGAACGGTATTTCCCGGAATAACTTTACTATTTTCATCAACGACAAGAAAGCCAGGACCGGTGAGAACGTCGAGGTAGCCATTTACGGAGAACCGGGGGCTTATGTTGCCCTGTCGGGTGTGGATCGATCTTTCTTTACTATGCAAGCCGGCAACGAGTTGTCTTATGCTACCGTTATCACTAAAATGGCACACTTCGACGAAGAGACCAATGGTACCCACGGTCACGTTTGGTTGTATCACGATGGCGATCCGGACGAGGTTGTCTATTATCCGTCATCAACGTTCGGTATAGATGTTAACAGAACTTTCGAGTATATAGGATTGGTAGTCTTTACGGATGCGTTCATGTACCGTCGACCTGATAACTGCAACGAAACTCAAGGCTACGCGGAATGTCTCAATGGAAGATGTTACAGATTGGACAAGGCTTGCGACGGAGTATTGGACTGCGACGATGGCACGGATGAATCTGCCTGCGAGTACAGGAACATAACCGATATAGCACACTTCAGAAAATGGCGTTACAACAGGATGCAGAGATTATACGAGAACGTGTGGTTGTGGAAAGACATCAACATCGGTCCCCATGGTAGATTCATTTTCAACATAGACGTGCCGAAGAGGCCGGTTCATTGGATGATCACGGCGTTTGGTATGTCACCTAGCATGGGCTTTGGTATGCTACCAAAGGCTATCGATTACATAGGTGTTCTACCGTTTTATATCAACGTGGAAATGCCTTCTCATAGCAAGCAAGGGGAACAGATTGGCATTCGGGTCTCTGTATTCAATTATTTACGGCACAACATAGAGGCTGTGATAGTTCTGGCCGACTCTAGAGATTATAAGTTCGTACACGTAGAAGACAATGGCATCGTGCAGTCTTACAAGCCTCGTACATCCTTCGGCGAGCATCAGTTCTTCGTTTGGATCCCGGCGCAGGATGCTTCGATCGTCTACTTGCCTATTGTGCCCGTTAGGCTCGGCGACATTAAAATAGACGTTCATGCCACAACTGTAATTGGCCGGGACTCTGTCACTCGAATTTTACACGTGGAAGCCGACGGTGTTCCGCAGTATCGCCATCAGTCCATGCTGCTTGACCTCAGCAATCGTGCCAACGTGTTCCAGTATATGCATGTTAACATCACCGAGACTCCCATTATCCCATACGATGAGAATCGGTACTATGTATTTGGATCGAACAAGGCAGTCATCAGCGTCGTCGGGGACGTCGTGGGCCCGATATTCCCAACAATGCCGGTTAACGCCACCAGCCTCATGAACCTTCCCATGGACTGCGCCGAGCAGAACATGTTCAGTTTCGCGGCCAACTTGTACACAACGTTGTACATGCGGCTGATCAATCAACGTAACAGAACTCAAGAGAAGGAGAGCTTCTACTACATGAACATAGGCTATCAACGACAGCTCTCGTTCATGAATCCTGACGGATCGTTTAGCTTGTTCCGAAGCGATTGGAATCAGTCGTCTCCGAGCGTCTGGCTGACAGCTTATTGTGCCCGTGTTCTACAAGAAGCTCGATTCTACGAATGGGAGAATTATTTGTACATAGACCCTGAAGTCGTGGCTCAGGCGGTGTCTTGGCTATTGAGACATCAAACGTACGAGGGATCATTCTATGAAATCACGTGGCTGGCAGACAGAAAGATGAATAGCTCCCTGAATATCGACGGCGATATAATATTACACAGAAACATCACTCTAACAGCTCACGTTCTCATCACGCTGCAAAGTGTCAAGGATCTACCCGAGGGCTTGGGTACTCAGGTGGCCGTTAGCGCGGCCAACGCAGTGAAATGGTTGGAAAGGAACTTGAAGCTCTTGGAGGAGCGCGGTAAGCCTTATGAAATAGCCATAGTGGCATATGCTTTGCTGTTGGCCAAAGCTTCCACCGCGGGACAGGCTTACAGCATTTTATCCAGACATGCGCGCAGAGAAGGAGGATTAACATATTGGGGTAGAGAACATGTACCACTTCCACCGTACAAATTGGAAAATCAGAAGCCGTTTACCCTGCCGCGTCTACCATATGCATACGACTCGGAGAACATTGAAACCACAGCGTACGCTCTTCTGGTGCACGTCGCTAGACAAGAGAATATGATAGAGCCTATTGTGATGTGGTTGAATTCCCAGAGATTAACGGACGGCGGTTGGGCTTCTACGCAGGACACAGCCTGGGCTATGAAAGCTCTGATGGATTACACAGTCAGGACGAGAATTAGGGATGTCAGTTCGCTCACAGTTACCGTAGAAGCCACGGCTCTCTCTGGACAAACGAAAACGTTGTACGTGAACGACCATAACTTGGCGAAACTTCAGACGATAGAG ATACCAGAAGCATGGGGAACCGTGAAAGTAGAAGCTAAAGGTGCTGGTTACGCTATTCTACAAATGTCCGTGCAGTACAACGTGGACATCGCCAAATTCCAAACCCAGCCACCGATCAAGTCATTCGACTTGGTCACCAGAGCTAACTTCCATGGCAGAAATCAGTCTCATATATCGTACCTCAGTTGTCAGAG ATGGATAAACACAAATGAATCATCGCGCTCTGGAATGGCAGTGCTGGATGTGGCTATACCAACGGGTTACATAATCCAACAGCAAACCTTGGACAGATACATTCTCTCGAGACAGGTGAGAAACCTTCAGAGAGCCAGGTTCCAGGAAAAGAAGATTCTCTTCTACTTCGATTATCTGGATCAAGAGGAGACGTGCGTTAACTTCACCATAGAAAGATGGTTTCCGGTTGCGAACATGTCGCGGTTTCTGCCTATCAGAGTTTACGATTACTATGCACCAG AACGATTCAACGAAACGATATTCGACGCTCTGCCGACGTACACATTGAACATTTGTGAAGTCTGTGGTAGCTCTCAGTGTCCTTATTGCCCGATTTATAACACTGCCGCATTGTTAGTTACTCCAACAGGATTCCTATTGGTAATATCTTTCGTAGTAGCTTTAACAAGATACTTCCGAACACAGGAATTCAGCGTGGGTTAG